AGCCGTAGCCAGACGGCCTGCTGGAGGTCGCGGGACTCGACGCCCGCCGCGGCGGCCTCCGCGTCGGACTCGGCGGCGAGGAGCCGGGTGAGGGAGCCGACGAGGTCGGGGACGGCCGGCGGGTGGGCTGCTGGTTCACGGGGCGTCATGCCGGGCACGACACGCGGCGGCGCGGTGGTGGTTGCCGGGAGGGCGGCGGTTCGCCCGATGGTGCGGCAGTCGGGGCGTGGGGGTGACGCGGCGGGCCGTCCCGCGCGGGGGCGACCGGCGCCGACCGCCCCCGCCGGGCGCGTGACCCGCGGGGCGGTCGGCGGCGGGCGTCAGCGGGCTCGGTGGTCGGCGGCGGCGAGCAGGCCGGTGTCGGGCTGGTCGGTGAAGATGCCGTCGATGCCGGTGGCGAAGTACGCCCGGTACGCGCCGAAGACGTCCCCGTACGCCGCCGGGTCGGTGCCGCGCCGGAAGTCGGCCGGCAGGAAGGTGTTCTCGTTGCGCACCGTGTAGGGGTGCAGGACCAGGCCCCGGGCGTGGGCGTCGCGCACGAGCGTGGTGGGCTCGCCGAGCCGGCCGTCGGCACCCTTGGGGATGACGAGGTCCAGGAGCGGGCCGATGCCCTGCGCGAACGAGGCGATCCACGCCAGGCCGCGCGGGGTGACGAGGTCGGCGACGGTCCGCGGGTCCCCCGTCTGCACGAAGTCCCAGGGCCGGTCCTCGGGCGTCCACAGCAGGACGACGCGCGGCGTGCCGACGAGCCCGGCCATGCGCCGCATGCTGGTCGGCTCGAACGACTGGAGGAAGGTCGGCGAGTCCGCGCGGTGCCGTCCGTAGCGGCGCAGCAGCCGCGCGAGGCGCTCCTCCAGCCCGAGCCCGAGGCCGCGGAAGTACGTGGGGTGCTTGGTCTCGACGTGGAGCCAGACGGGCCGCCCGCGCTTGCGGCCCTCCGCCTCCGCCCAGCGGAGCACCTCCTCGAAGGTGGGTACGGTCCAGCGGCCGTCGTAGAGGGTGTTGTCGGGGCGCGTGCCCGGGATGCGCTCCTTGGCGCGCAGCGTCTTCAGCTCCGCGAGGGTGAAGTCCTCGGTGAACCAGCCGGTGAGGGACTGGCCGTCGACGGTCTTCGTGGTGCGCCGGGAGGCGAACTCGGGGTGGTCGGCGACGTCGGTGGTGCCGGTGATGTCGTTCTCGTGACGGCACACCAGGTGGCCGTCGCGGGTGGGCACGAGGTCCTGCTCGATCACGTCGGCGCCCATGTCGAGGGCCAGCTGGTAGGAGCCGAGGGTGTGCTCGGGCCGGTAGCCGCTGGCGCCGCGGTGGGCGATGACCGCGGGGACGGGCAGCCCGCGGGGGGACGGGCGGTGTCCCGGCGCCCCGTCGCGGGCGGTGGGCGCCGCCGAGGCCGTACCCGTGCCGGCGGCCGTCGCGGCGGCCGCGCCTGTCAGCGCCGCGGCCGCTCCCAGTACGGTCCGGCGGGCGGGACTCCTGCGCGCCTGAGTCATGAAGGCTCCTCCACTGAACGTTTCTTCGGTTTCACCCCGTCGGGCGCGGCCGATCGTAGGGGGCTGCCCGGTCCGAGCGGGAGACCCCGGGCGAACACGGGGAAAACGTCCGTCAACACCGGGTACCGGTCCGGTCAACCCGGCGTGCGGAGGGACGTGACCCACGAGTATCGTCCTCACCTGCACAGATTTCGTCGGCCGTGCCGGACCGCGACCACGACCGCTCACGACACCGGAGGACTCGTTGTCCCGCTTCGCGCTCATCAAGGCAGTGCTCGGCCCGGTCCTGCGGCTGATGTTCCGGCCGCGGGTGGAAGGCGTCGACCAGATCCCCGGGTCGGGGCCGGTCATCCTGGCGGGCAACCACCTGACCTTCATCGACTCGATGATCCTGCCGCTGGTGGTGGACCGTCAGGTGTGCTTCATCGGCAAGGACGAGTACGTCACCGGCAAGGGCTTCAAGGGCCGGCTGATGGCGTGGTTCTTCACCGGCGTCGGGATGATCCCCGTGGACCGCGAGGGCGCGGGCGCCGCCGTGGCCGCGCTGCACACCGGGCGCCGGGTGCTGGAGGAGGGCCGGATCTTCGGCATCTACCCGGAGGGCACCCGCTCCCCCGACGGCCGGCTGTACCGGGGGCGTACCGGTATCGCGCGGCTGACGCTGATGACCGGCGCGCCGGTGGTGCCGTTCGCGCTGATCGGCACGGACAAGCTCCAGCCGGGCGGCGCGGGGCTGCCGCGGCCGGGCCGGGTGACGGTGCGCTTCGGCGAGCCGATGGAGTTCTCCCGCTACGAGGGCATGGACCGTGACCGGTACGTGCTGCGGGCGGTGACGGACTCGGTGATGGCGGAGGTCATGCGCCTGTCGGGGCAGGAGTACGTGGACATGTACGCCACCAAGGCGAAGGCCGCCTGACCGGGCGTCCGCTGACGGGCCGTCGTACGCGGGGGTCGCGCCCCCGAGGGCCGTCCGGTACGCCGAGGGCCGCACCCCCTGGGGGTGCGGCCCTCGGCCGTGTCCGGCGCCGTCGTGTCCGCCCCGTGCGCCGGTCACGGATGCTCGACGCCCTCCTCCAGGCGCTGGCCGCGCAGCAGGAACCAGGCGGCCACCGCCGTGGCGAGCAGGACGGCCGCGCCGAAGCCGGCCGCGATGCGCAGGCCCTCGACGAAGGCGTGCTGGGCTGCGGTCAGCAACGCCTCGGCGGAACGTTCCGGCAGCACCTTGGCCGCCTCGACGGCACCGCCCAGCGACTCGTGCGCGGCGGCCGCCGTCCCGGCGGGTACGCCGGGGGGCGTGGGGAAGTCCCGGTAGACCCCGGTCACGACGGAGCCCAGCAGGGCGATGCCGAGCGCGGCTCCCAGCTCGTACGCCGTCTCCGACACCGCGGACGCGGCGCCGGCCTGCTCCTTGGGGACGCTGGAGAGGATGACGTCGGCCGTGACGGTGAAGGCGAGCCCGGCGCCCACGCCCACGACCAGCAGGGAGACGCCCAGCATCGGGTAGCCGGTGGTGCGGTCGAGCACCGTCAGCGCGGCCAGGGCGAGGCCGACCGCGGCGAGTCCGCCGGCCACGACGGACCGCACGGAGAAACGGCGCGCGGCGATGCCGGCGAGCAGTCCGGCGCCGACCGCGCCGAGTGCGGCGGGCAGCTCGGCGAGACCGGCCTCCAGCGGACTGCGCCCCTGCACCAGTTGGAGGAACTGGGAGAGGAAGAAGATCAGCCCGGAGAGGCCCAGGATGGTCAGCAGGTCGGCGAGGACCGCGCCGGAGAAGCCCCGGTGCTGGAAGAGCCGCATGTCGAGGAGGGGCGCCGGCAGCCGGAGCTGGCGGCGGACGAACCAGACGAGCGCGCCCGCACCGACCGCGGCGGCGGCGAACACGTCCGCGCGGGCGCCGTGCGCGGCCGCCTCCTTGATCGCGTAGACGACGGCGATCATGCCGACCAGGGACGTGGCGACGCTGGGCAGGTCCCACGGTCCGGGCGCGGGGTTCTTCGACTCGGGGATGTACTTCAGGCCGACCACCACGAGCACCGCCATGACGGGCAGGTTGATGAGGAAGACCGAGCCCCACCAGAAGTGCTCCAGCAGGAAGCCGCCCACGACCGGCCCGACGGCGGCACCGGCGGAGGCCATCGCGCCCCAGATGCCGATCGCGAAGCTCCGCTCGCGCGGGTCGTGGAAGAGGTTGCGGATGAGCGCCAGCGTGGACGGCATGAGCGTCGCGCCCGCGACGCCGAGCAGCGCCCGCGCGGCGATCATCATCTCGGGGGTGGTGGCGTAGGCGTTGAGGACGGAGACCGCGCCGAAGGCGGTCGCGCCGGTGAGGAGCAGCTTCTTGCGGCCGATGCGGTCGCCGAGGCTGCCCATGGAGACGAGGAGGCCGGCGATGACGAAGGAGTAGACGTCGCCGATCCACAGGAGCTGGGTGCCGGACGGCTTGAGGTCCTCGCTCAGGTACGGGGTGGCCAGGCCGAGCACGGTGGCGTCCACCGCCACCAGCAGCACGGCCAGGACGAGTACGGCCAGCGCGAGCCAGCGGCCCGGGCGCCGTGCGATGTCCGCTTCCTGGGTCCGCTGTTCGGTTCCGGTCACTTCTCCACGCTCCTGCGTGCTCCGCCGAGCAGCAACTCGACGATCATGTACTGGAAGTCCTTGCCCGCGACGCGGCCGTCCTGGACGGCCCAGGCGCAGGCGCCGACGAGGCCGTAGAGCGCCTCGGTCAGCCAGGCGGGCGTCAGGTCGATGCGGAACTCGCCGCCCTCCTGGCCGCGACGGAACAGCGCCGAGACGCGGGCGTCGAGGCGGGCCCAGCCCTGGTTGACCTGGTCGCCCTCGAAGAGCTGGTTCTCGGTGACGAGGAACGACAGCAGTCCGGCGACCGGCTCCACGCCGGCGACCAGGCGCCGCAGGGCGTCCTCCGCGCGGTCCTCGTCGAGCCGGGCGGCGTCCAGGGCCGCCTCGAACTCCTGGATCCCGAGCGCTTCCAACGCCCTGACCAGCGCGTCCCGCCCGGCGAAGTGGCGGTGCAGGGTCGCGCGGCCGATGCCGGCGGCGCGGGCGACCTCGTCCATGGTGGCGGTCGCCTTGCGGGAGAGGAGGGCGGCGGCGGTGCGCAGCACCTGCTCACGGTCGACTGTCATGAGACAAGCCTAGCCCAACTGAGACACGAACGTCTCATTCGACATTCGGACGACTCACTTCCCAGTCAGCAGAGGGCCCGCATGCACGGGAAGGTCCCTCGCGGGACCTTCCGGAAGACCCCCCGGGGCGCGGCGCAGGGGGCGGTGGAGCGGGAAGCGCAGCGCCGCCGCCCTGCTGCGGGCGGCGGCGGCGCTGTGACCCGGTGGGGGTGCTACTTCCTGGCGGTGGCCCAGGCCTGCTGGATGACGAGGTCCGCCTTGACCTCGGCGAGCTGCGTGGCGACGGCGGAGGGGGCCGTGCCGCCCCGGCCACTGCGGGAGGCGAGGGCTCCGGGGACGTCGAGGACCGTCCGCACCTCGGGGGTCAGGTGCTCGGAGATCTTCGCGAACTGCTCGTCCGTGAGCTGGTCCAGCTCGATGCCCTGCGCCTCGCACTCCTTGACGCACTCACCGGCGACCTCGTGCGCGACCCGGAACGGCACGCCCTGCCTGACCAGCCACTCGGCGATGTCGGTGGCGAGGGAGAAGCCGGCCGGGGCGAGCTCCTCCATGCGCTCCCGGTTGACGGTGAGCGTCGCCATCATGCCGGTGAAGGCCGGCAGCAGGACCTCCAGCTGGTCGCAGGAGTCGAAGACCGGCTCCTTGTCCTCCTGGAGGTCGCGGTTGTACGCGAGGGGCAGTGCCTTGAGCGTCGCCAGGAGTCCGGTGAGGTTGCCGATGAGGCGGCCCGACTTGCCGCGCGCCAGCTCGGCGATGTCCGGGTTCTTCTTCTGCGGCATGATCGAGGAGCCGGTGGAGAAGGCGTCGTGGAGGGTGACGAAGGAGAACTCCTTCGTGTTCCAGATGATGACCTCCTCCGCGATGCGCGAGAGGTTCACCCCGATCATCGCCGTGATGAAGGCGAACTCGGCGACGAAGTCCCGGGACGCGGTGCCGTCGATCGAGTTGCCGACGCTGCCGTTCTCGAAGCCGAGGTCCCGGGCGACGGCCTCCGGGTCGAGCCCGAGCGACGAGCCGGCGAGCGCGCCCGAGCCGTACGGGGAGACCGCCGTGCGCTTGTCCCACTGCCGCAGCCGCTCGGCGTCCCGGGAGAGGGACTGGACGTGGGCGAGGACGTGGTGGGCGAAGAGCACCGGCTGCGCGTGCTGGAGGTGCGTGCGCCCCGGCATCGCGACGTCCGGGTGCGCCTCGGCGAGGCCGACGAGGGCGCCCTGCAGGTCGGCGAGGAGGCCGCCGATGATCCGGGCGTGGTCGCGCAGGTACATCCGGAAGAGCGTGGCGACCTGGTCGTTGCGGGACCGGCCGGCCCGCAGCTTGCCGCCGAGGTCGGGGCCGAGCCGCTCCAGCAGACCCCGCTCCAGCGCGGTGTGGACGTCCTCGTCGGCGACGGTGCCGACGAAGGAGCCCTCCGCGACGTCCGCCTCCAGCCGGTCGAGGCCCGCCAGCATGCGCGTGAGCTCGTCGGCGGTCAGCAGCCCGGCCCGGTGCAGCACGCGCGCGTGCGCGCGGGACCCGGCGATGTCGTACGGCGCGAGGCGCCAGTCGAAGTGGACGGACGCGGAGAGTTTCGCCAGCGCCTCGGCCGGGCCGTCGGCGAACCGGCCGCCCCAGAGCCGGACGTCACCGTTGTTGCTGCTCACTGCGGAAGCTCCTCGGGTCGGGAGGGATGGGTGGTGCGGATGCGCGTCCGCCTCCCTGCCGCGGCGTGGGCGGGGAGGCGGACGCGCTGTCGAACGAGCCGTGATCAGGCCAGGTCACGCTTGGCGGCGATCTTCGCCGACAGGCTGAAGATGTCGATGAAGCCCTGGGCCTTCGACTGGTCGAACGTGTCGCCCGTGTCGTACGTGGCGAGGTTGAAGTCGTACAGCGACTGCTCGGACCGCCGGCCCGTGACGACCGCGCGGCCGCCGTGCAGGGTCATCCGGATGTCACCGGTGACGTGCTGGTTGGCCTCGTCGATGAAGCCGTCCAGGGCCCGCTTCAGCGGCGAGAACCACAGGCCGTCGTAGACGAGCTCGCTCCAGCGCTGCTCGACCTGCCGCTTGTACCGGGCGAGCTCCCGCTCGACCGTGACGTTCTCCAGCTCCTGGTGGGCGGTGATCAGCGCGATGGCGCCCGGGGCCTCGTAGACCTCGCGGGACTTGATGCCGACGAGCCGGTCCTCCACCATGTCGATCCGGCCGACGCCCTGGGCGCCCGCGCGCTCGTTGAGCTGCTGGATCGCCTGGAGGACGGAGACGGGCTTGCCGTCGATCGCGACCGGGACGCCCTCCTTGAAGGAGATGACGACCTCGTCGGCCTCGCGCTGCACGGCCGGGTTGGAGGTGTAGTCGTAGATGTCCTCGATCGGACCGTTCCAGATGTCCTCCAGGAAGCCCGTCTCGACGGCCCGGCCGAAGACGTTCTGGTCGATGGAGTACGGGGACTTCTTGCTGGTGGCGATGGGCAGCTCGGCCTTCTCGGCGAAGGCGATGGCCCTGTCCCGGGTCATCGCGTAGTCGCGGACCGGGGCGATGCACTTCAGCTCCGGACCGAGGGCGGCGATGCCGGCCTCGAAGCGGACCTGGTCGTTGCCCTTGCCCGTGCAGCCGTGGGCGACCACCGAGGCGCCGTGCTTCTTGGCGGCGGCGACGAGGTGCTTGACGATCGTCGGCCGGGAGAGCGCCGAGACCAGCGGGTACCGGTCCATGTACAGGGCGTTCGCCTTGATCGCCGGGAGGCAGTACTCCTCGGCGAACTCGTCCTTGGCGTCCGCGACCTCGGCGTCCACGGCACCGCAGGCGAGCGCGCGCTTGCGGATGACGTCCAGGTCCTCGCCGCCCTGGCCGACGTCCACGGCGACGGCGATGACCTCGGCGCCCGTCTCCTCGGCGATCCAGCCGATGGCGACGGAGGTGTCCAGGCCGCCCGAGTAGGCGAGTACGACGCGCTCGGTCACGGGTTTCTCCTTAGCGGTGCATCCAACGATGGGTATAACTATGCAGACCTCCGTATGGTTTGTCAAAACAGCAGGTCACGGCTCCGCGTCAGCACTCGGCTCACGACCCACGGCGAGAGGAGGGACCGTGGGAGGCGCCCCCGCACGGGTCGGCGGCGGCGTCCGGGCCACCTCCGCTGCACCGCCCACCACCACCACCGTCCCGCGCCCCGGACGGACGTGCCGAAGGGCGCTGACGCGGCGACCGGCCGTACGGTCGGGACATGCGCCCCGGACTCGTCCTCGCCGCCGCCCTGCTGCTCCTGCCGGCCCACTCCCCCGCCCGCGCCGACGCCCCGGCGCCCACCGCGCCG
This portion of the Streptomyces changanensis genome encodes:
- a CDS encoding glycerophosphodiester phosphodiesterase, giving the protein MTQARRSPARRTVLGAAAALTGAAAATAAGTGTASAAPTARDGAPGHRPSPRGLPVPAVIAHRGASGYRPEHTLGSYQLALDMGADVIEQDLVPTRDGHLVCRHENDITGTTDVADHPEFASRRTTKTVDGQSLTGWFTEDFTLAELKTLRAKERIPGTRPDNTLYDGRWTVPTFEEVLRWAEAEGRKRGRPVWLHVETKHPTYFRGLGLGLEERLARLLRRYGRHRADSPTFLQSFEPTSMRRMAGLVGTPRVVLLWTPEDRPWDFVQTGDPRTVADLVTPRGLAWIASFAQGIGPLLDLVIPKGADGRLGEPTTLVRDAHARGLVLHPYTVRNENTFLPADFRRGTDPAAYGDVFGAYRAYFATGIDGIFTDQPDTGLLAAADHRAR
- a CDS encoding lysophospholipid acyltransferase family protein, which translates into the protein MSRFALIKAVLGPVLRLMFRPRVEGVDQIPGSGPVILAGNHLTFIDSMILPLVVDRQVCFIGKDEYVTGKGFKGRLMAWFFTGVGMIPVDREGAGAAVAALHTGRRVLEEGRIFGIYPEGTRSPDGRLYRGRTGIARLTLMTGAPVVPFALIGTDKLQPGGAGLPRPGRVTVRFGEPMEFSRYEGMDRDRYVLRAVTDSVMAEVMRLSGQEYVDMYATKAKAA
- a CDS encoding MFS transporter; translated protein: MTGTEQRTQEADIARRPGRWLALAVLVLAVLLVAVDATVLGLATPYLSEDLKPSGTQLLWIGDVYSFVIAGLLVSMGSLGDRIGRKKLLLTGATAFGAVSVLNAYATTPEMMIAARALLGVAGATLMPSTLALIRNLFHDPRERSFAIGIWGAMASAGAAVGPVVGGFLLEHFWWGSVFLINLPVMAVLVVVGLKYIPESKNPAPGPWDLPSVATSLVGMIAVVYAIKEAAAHGARADVFAAAAVGAGALVWFVRRQLRLPAPLLDMRLFQHRGFSGAVLADLLTILGLSGLIFFLSQFLQLVQGRSPLEAGLAELPAALGAVGAGLLAGIAARRFSVRSVVAGGLAAVGLALAALTVLDRTTGYPMLGVSLLVVGVGAGLAFTVTADVILSSVPKEQAGAASAVSETAYELGAALGIALLGSVVTGVYRDFPTPPGVPAGTAAAAHESLGGAVEAAKVLPERSAEALLTAAQHAFVEGLRIAAGFGAAVLLATAVAAWFLLRGQRLEEGVEHP
- a CDS encoding TetR/AcrR family transcriptional regulator codes for the protein MTVDREQVLRTAAALLSRKATATMDEVARAAGIGRATLHRHFAGRDALVRALEALGIQEFEAALDAARLDEDRAEDALRRLVAGVEPVAGLLSFLVTENQLFEGDQVNQGWARLDARVSALFRRGQEGGEFRIDLTPAWLTEALYGLVGACAWAVQDGRVAGKDFQYMIVELLLGGARRSVEK
- the argH gene encoding argininosuccinate lyase — its product is MSSNNGDVRLWGGRFADGPAEALAKLSASVHFDWRLAPYDIAGSRAHARVLHRAGLLTADELTRMLAGLDRLEADVAEGSFVGTVADEDVHTALERGLLERLGPDLGGKLRAGRSRNDQVATLFRMYLRDHARIIGGLLADLQGALVGLAEAHPDVAMPGRTHLQHAQPVLFAHHVLAHVQSLSRDAERLRQWDKRTAVSPYGSGALAGSSLGLDPEAVARDLGFENGSVGNSIDGTASRDFVAEFAFITAMIGVNLSRIAEEVIIWNTKEFSFVTLHDAFSTGSSIMPQKKNPDIAELARGKSGRLIGNLTGLLATLKALPLAYNRDLQEDKEPVFDSCDQLEVLLPAFTGMMATLTVNRERMEELAPAGFSLATDIAEWLVRQGVPFRVAHEVAGECVKECEAQGIELDQLTDEQFAKISEHLTPEVRTVLDVPGALASRSGRGGTAPSAVATQLAEVKADLVIQQAWATARK
- a CDS encoding argininosuccinate synthase, producing the protein MTERVVLAYSGGLDTSVAIGWIAEETGAEVIAVAVDVGQGGEDLDVIRKRALACGAVDAEVADAKDEFAEEYCLPAIKANALYMDRYPLVSALSRPTIVKHLVAAAKKHGASVVAHGCTGKGNDQVRFEAGIAALGPELKCIAPVRDYAMTRDRAIAFAEKAELPIATSKKSPYSIDQNVFGRAVETGFLEDIWNGPIEDIYDYTSNPAVQREADEVVISFKEGVPVAIDGKPVSVLQAIQQLNERAGAQGVGRIDMVEDRLVGIKSREVYEAPGAIALITAHQELENVTVERELARYKRQVEQRWSELVYDGLWFSPLKRALDGFIDEANQHVTGDIRMTLHGGRAVVTGRRSEQSLYDFNLATYDTGDTFDQSKAQGFIDIFSLSAKIAAKRDLA